The following coding sequences are from one Cenarchaeum symbiosum A window:
- a CDS encoding ABC-type multidrug transport system, ATPase component (COG1131), with amino-acid sequence MSCIEARSLAKSYGNVTAVDGIDLEVPEGQIFGFLGPNGAGKSTTIKMLTTLVQPDKGDIRILDTDAVRHPLDVRKRIGVVLQQPSYEPSLTVSKSLEKYGMMWDTPPAERKERAERLMEEFDLTEIRNRKNVDLSIGQRRRVQVVREFMHDMDLLFLDEPTVGLDPSARRRLMDYLKERARSGLTIFYTTHVLTEAEYICDRIAIINRGKIVAVDTPEELKNRFGQQKTIKIHLSAKDDHVEGLLEHIPDCKIDFRTGTSITIQSDESTKVLAQVLQILGGNGIEVEDLSAVPTNLEEIFLKVVGGSGAPDS; translated from the coding sequence ATGTCATGTATAGAAGCGAGATCGCTGGCCAAGTCGTACGGGAACGTCACGGCAGTCGACGGCATCGATCTTGAGGTCCCAGAAGGGCAGATATTCGGGTTTTTGGGCCCGAACGGGGCGGGCAAGTCCACCACGATAAAGATGCTCACCACGCTGGTGCAGCCCGACAAAGGGGATATCCGCATACTGGATACGGACGCAGTCCGGCACCCTTTAGACGTGAGAAAGAGGATAGGCGTGGTCCTGCAGCAGCCAAGCTACGAGCCGTCCCTTACGGTATCCAAGTCGCTTGAAAAGTACGGCATGATGTGGGATACGCCCCCTGCCGAGCGCAAGGAGAGGGCAGAAAGGCTCATGGAAGAGTTCGACCTGACCGAGATAAGAAACCGCAAGAACGTGGACCTCTCGATAGGCCAGAGGCGGAGGGTCCAGGTGGTCCGGGAGTTTATGCATGACATGGACCTGCTGTTTCTTGACGAGCCCACAGTCGGCCTCGATCCGTCGGCGCGGAGGCGCCTGATGGACTATCTCAAGGAGAGGGCCAGGTCGGGCCTGACGATATTTTACACCACCCATGTCCTGACCGAGGCAGAATACATCTGCGACAGGATCGCCATAATAAACAGGGGCAAGATAGTGGCAGTCGATACTCCAGAAGAGCTCAAGAACAGGTTCGGCCAGCAAAAGACGATAAAGATACACCTCTCTGCAAAGGACGATCATGTAGAGGGCCTGCTAGAACACATACCGGACTGCAAAATAGATTTTAGAACGGGGACCTCCATTACGATACAGTCCGACGAATCTACCAAGGTGCTGGCGCAGGTTTTGCAGATACTGGGAGGAAACGGGATAGAGGTGGAGGATCTCTCCGCCGTTCCGACCAATCTAGAGGAGATATTCCTAAAGGTGGTGGGGGGTTCGGGTGCACCAGATAGTTAG
- a CDS encoding ABC-type multidrug transport system, permease component (COG0842), translating into MVFPLIYIFVAGFAYTSIIDGVSFEGRDLDYPAFLATGMIGFNIMNSTLVTGIIIWNDRRHGMFEQIMSGPFTRAHYILSSVITQGIVGMVSAALISAMGYLVYFDHVEFGAATIPLIVFAAVTGSVLFGSIASIISVRIRSSEGFNVIINTVFLFFAFVSTAFYPATGAPQSLAIAFYLNPLTYLVDVIRAGIFGAITEFVLIEMAVLAVLAAGMFVVAIRMLTKLDY; encoded by the coding sequence GTGGTCTTCCCGCTGATATACATATTCGTCGCAGGCTTTGCGTATACTTCGATAATAGACGGGGTCTCATTCGAAGGCAGGGATCTCGACTATCCTGCATTTCTTGCAACCGGGATGATCGGCTTTAACATAATGAACAGCACCCTTGTTACGGGGATCATAATCTGGAATGATAGGCGCCACGGAATGTTCGAGCAGATAATGTCGGGGCCGTTTACCAGGGCACACTACATACTGAGCAGCGTGATCACCCAGGGGATAGTGGGCATGGTGAGCGCGGCCCTCATATCGGCAATGGGCTATCTTGTATACTTTGACCATGTAGAGTTCGGGGCGGCCACCATCCCGCTGATAGTATTTGCTGCAGTGACCGGCTCTGTGCTGTTTGGCTCGATAGCCTCGATAATATCCGTCAGGATACGGTCCAGCGAGGGCTTTAACGTGATAATCAACACGGTCTTTCTGTTCTTTGCATTTGTCAGCACGGCGTTCTATCCCGCGACTGGCGCCCCGCAGTCGCTGGCCATAGCGTTCTATCTGAATCCGCTGACGTACCTTGTCGACGTGATCAGGGCGGGGATATTCGGGGCGATAACGGAGTTTGTGCTGATAGAGATGGCGGTGCTGGCCGTCCTGGCGGCAGGGATGTTCGTGGTTGCAATACGGATGCTCACAAAGCTGGATTACTAG
- a CDS encoding uncharacterized protein conserved in archaea (COG1817), whose protein sequence is MRIWFDMITPKHLLFLEPMAARLEGVLRTTRRYGEVSPLLKIRGVRAVEAGRHGGSSREGKLGAGLERMALLVKAVKRFSPDLSVACSSPEAARVAYGLGIPHVSFADSPHAEAVMRLTVPLAGRLLTPWIFPRSEFARFGIDPDKIIRYRSIDAAVTARREPAGPPVPFDRDRPTILVRAEEGQAAYAKGGGRTVPIIRALLDKHKDKEVAILARYPVQRRELRAAFGNRIRIMGMSHDGRRLLDGCDVFVGSGGTMTAEAALLGVPTVSYDAVPNAVEKYLVRRGLARRGRTPGSVASMINGMIRSRKKTARKAGVELARMEDPFYTLEKAARALGTKLDVRAST, encoded by the coding sequence ATGAGGATCTGGTTCGATATGATCACGCCAAAGCACCTGCTGTTCCTCGAGCCCATGGCGGCCAGGCTGGAAGGGGTTCTCCGGACCACCCGCAGGTACGGGGAGGTCTCGCCGCTGCTGAAGATCAGGGGGGTCCGGGCGGTGGAGGCGGGCAGGCACGGGGGCTCAAGCAGGGAGGGCAAGCTTGGGGCCGGCCTGGAGAGGATGGCGCTGCTGGTCAAGGCGGTGAAGAGGTTCTCGCCCGATCTATCCGTGGCCTGCTCATCTCCGGAGGCGGCAAGGGTGGCATACGGCCTTGGGATACCCCATGTGTCGTTTGCCGATTCGCCCCATGCAGAGGCGGTCATGAGGCTGACTGTCCCCCTTGCGGGAAGGCTCCTGACCCCGTGGATATTCCCAAGATCAGAGTTTGCCCGGTTTGGCATAGATCCGGATAAAATAATCCGGTATAGATCGATAGATGCCGCAGTTACCGCCAGGCGGGAGCCGGCGGGGCCTCCTGTTCCCTTTGACCGGGACAGGCCGACCATCCTGGTCAGGGCAGAAGAGGGGCAGGCTGCATATGCAAAAGGCGGTGGCAGGACCGTCCCGATAATCAGGGCTCTTCTTGACAAGCACAAGGACAAGGAGGTGGCCATCCTTGCCAGGTATCCTGTCCAGCGGAGGGAGCTCCGGGCTGCCTTTGGGAACAGGATAAGAATAATGGGGATGTCGCATGACGGCAGGCGCCTGCTAGACGGATGCGATGTATTCGTCGGCTCCGGCGGGACGATGACGGCAGAAGCTGCACTTCTCGGTGTTCCGACAGTCTCTTACGACGCTGTGCCCAATGCTGTTGAAAAGTACCTGGTACGCCGGGGGCTTGCCAGGAGGGGCCGCACGCCGGGGTCGGTCGCCTCGATGATAAACGGGATGATCCGGTCCCGCAAAAAGACGGCAAGAAAGGCCGGGGTGGAGCTTGCCCGCATGGAGGATCCGTTCTATACCCTGGAGAAGGCGGCACGCGCTCTAGGTACAAAGCTCGATGTGCGGGCATCTACATGA
- a CDS encoding molecular chaperone GrpE (COG0576): protein MDEEKAATVQEPFEQEAPGIGDQEAPGISEQQAPGELEEMLEAERLRSADLEEKLKHMLADFQNLEKKTRADIERGVGEGLDGILLDFLEIHDDFARAKDAAADGAAAAGLASVLRNMDSLLAKHGLSTIDALGEIFDPNLHEAISIIQDGSLDEGTVTREIRKGYISRHRVVRPALVEISKKGGVN from the coding sequence ATGGATGAGGAGAAGGCGGCCACCGTCCAGGAGCCCTTTGAGCAGGAAGCCCCCGGGATCGGGGATCAGGAAGCCCCCGGGATCAGCGAGCAGCAAGCCCCCGGGGAACTGGAGGAGATGCTCGAGGCCGAGCGGCTCAGGTCGGCGGATCTTGAGGAGAAGCTAAAGCACATGCTGGCCGACTTTCAGAATCTTGAGAAGAAGACCCGGGCCGACATCGAGCGGGGGGTCGGCGAGGGGCTGGACGGGATACTGCTTGACTTTCTGGAGATCCACGACGACTTTGCGCGCGCAAAGGACGCTGCGGCAGACGGGGCCGCGGCTGCAGGCCTAGCATCTGTCCTGCGGAACATGGATTCGCTCCTGGCAAAGCACGGGCTCTCCACGATAGACGCGCTCGGCGAGATATTCGATCCCAATCTGCACGAGGCCATCTCGATCATACAGGACGGCTCGCTTGACGAGGGGACCGTCACACGGGAGATCAGGAAAGGATATATCTCTCGGCACAGGGTTGTCAGACCGGCACTAGTTGAAATATCCAAGAAAGGCGGAGTGAACTGA
- a CDS encoding molecular chaperone (COG0443), with protein MAKVIGIDLGTSNSAAAVVMGGKPTIIPAAEGATVGGKAFPSVVAFSKDGDLLVGEPARRQAVTNPENTIMAAKRKMGSEHIFKAGGKDYKPQQISSFILQKIKKDAEAFVGEPVGQAVITVPAYFDDNQRQATKDAGTIAGLDVVRIINEPTAASLAFGLDKSKQDMKILVFDFGGGTLDVTVMEMGGGVFEVMSTSGDTQLGGTDMDKAIIDYIVDDFRKREGVDLSQDSTALTRVREAAEKAKIELSTVMETDVNLPFISHDSSGPKNLELRLTRAKLEELVGPIIDRCRPSIEKALADAKVSPSDIAKIVMVGGPTRMPAVKKFVSSVTGKESESGVDPMEAVAMGAAIQAGIIAGDVTSDIVLLDVTPLTLGIDTLGGVREPLIERNTTIPTSKSKVFTTAVDNQTAVTIHVVQGERPMTSDNVSLGSFNLTDLPPAPRGIPQIEVKFDIDANGIINVTAKDLGTQKEAKITIESSSKLSKDEIEKLREDAEKFSDEDEKKKGKVELKNEAESFVYTAEKLINHDLKDKITQEQGIKISDGIREVKEALDQDPDILRPKLDSLKAMVNEITTEMYQQAAAQGAAGGAAGGAAGGAAGGAAGDAAGAAGDSTGDAAGAAGGPSEGPAGDAGAGESAGPEPGDDGQPKPGPAA; from the coding sequence ATGGCAAAGGTAATAGGCATTGATCTGGGCACAAGCAATTCTGCCGCAGCAGTGGTCATGGGCGGCAAGCCCACGATAATACCTGCTGCAGAAGGGGCGACAGTAGGCGGCAAGGCGTTCCCGTCTGTGGTCGCATTCTCGAAAGACGGCGACCTGCTGGTGGGCGAGCCTGCGCGCAGGCAGGCGGTCACAAACCCGGAGAACACGATAATGGCGGCAAAGCGAAAGATGGGCAGCGAGCACATCTTCAAGGCGGGGGGCAAAGACTACAAGCCGCAGCAGATCTCCTCGTTTATACTGCAAAAGATAAAGAAGGATGCCGAGGCGTTTGTCGGCGAGCCGGTGGGGCAGGCCGTAATCACTGTCCCCGCCTACTTTGACGACAACCAGCGCCAGGCCACCAAGGACGCGGGCACAATAGCGGGGCTCGATGTGGTCAGGATAATCAACGAGCCCACAGCTGCATCGCTTGCGTTTGGCCTCGACAAGTCAAAGCAAGACATGAAGATACTGGTCTTTGACTTTGGAGGTGGCACACTGGACGTTACCGTAATGGAGATGGGCGGCGGCGTATTCGAGGTGATGAGCACCTCCGGGGACACCCAGCTGGGGGGGACAGACATGGACAAGGCGATAATAGACTATATCGTAGACGACTTTAGAAAGAGAGAAGGCGTGGACCTCTCGCAGGACAGCACTGCTCTGACCAGGGTGAGGGAGGCGGCCGAGAAGGCCAAGATCGAGCTGTCTACTGTCATGGAGACCGACGTCAACCTGCCCTTCATATCGCACGATTCGTCGGGCCCAAAGAACCTCGAGCTCCGGCTGACCCGGGCCAAGCTCGAAGAGCTGGTGGGGCCTATCATTGACAGGTGCCGGCCCTCTATAGAAAAGGCCCTGGCGGACGCAAAGGTGTCGCCTTCTGATATCGCAAAGATAGTCATGGTGGGCGGCCCCACCCGGATGCCCGCAGTCAAAAAGTTCGTCAGCTCGGTGACCGGAAAAGAGTCCGAATCGGGTGTAGACCCCATGGAGGCAGTCGCCATGGGCGCGGCCATACAGGCGGGGATCATAGCCGGGGACGTCACAAGCGATATCGTCTTGCTTGATGTCACCCCGCTGACGCTCGGCATCGACACGCTCGGCGGGGTGCGGGAGCCGCTCATAGAGAGGAACACGACAATACCCACCTCAAAGAGCAAGGTCTTTACCACCGCGGTCGACAACCAGACAGCGGTAACTATCCACGTGGTCCAGGGCGAGCGGCCGATGACCTCGGACAACGTATCACTGGGCAGCTTCAACCTGACCGACCTGCCGCCGGCACCGAGGGGCATCCCCCAGATAGAGGTAAAGTTCGACATAGATGCAAACGGGATAATCAACGTGACGGCAAAGGATCTCGGCACCCAGAAGGAGGCAAAGATAACCATAGAATCAAGCTCAAAGCTCTCCAAGGATGAGATAGAAAAGCTCAGGGAGGATGCCGAAAAGTTCTCTGACGAAGACGAAAAGAAAAAAGGCAAGGTGGAGCTCAAAAACGAGGCGGAGAGCTTTGTGTATACAGCAGAGAAGCTTATCAACCACGACCTCAAGGACAAGATTACACAGGAGCAGGGGATCAAGATCAGCGACGGCATAAGGGAGGTCAAGGAGGCGCTAGACCAGGACCCTGATATCCTGAGGCCAAAGCTCGACTCGCTAAAAGCCATGGTAAACGAGATTACCACCGAGATGTACCAGCAGGCGGCAGCGCAGGGCGCGGCAGGCGGAGCCGCAGGAGGAGCCGCAGGAGGAGCCGCAGGCGGGGCAGCCGGCGATGCTGCAGGGGCAGCCGGGGATTCCACAGGCGATGCCGCGGGTGCAGCCGGGGGGCCCTCTGAAGGGCCGGCCGGTGACGCAGGGGCAGGCGAATCTGCAGGTCCGGAGCCCGGGGACGACGGCCAGCCAAAGCCCGGCCCGGCGGCCTAG
- a CDS encoding DnaJ-class molecular chaperone (COG0484), which translates to MSAKRDYYEVLGLGRDAELAEIKSQYRKLALKFHPDRNKSADAPEHFKEISEAYGVLSDPEKRGVYDQHGHGGVGERYSTEDIFRGSGGFEDAFGGGGFGSIFDTIFGGGGPGRRRGSDILYKTDVTLEEVLRGKKAVIDLDTNVACDVCRASGCQPGTSKASCKACGGHGQIKQVRQTGFGSFMTMSACHRCRGQGTVIEKPCSTCSGRGTRRGRKHLEFEIPPGIDNGDYTVRGEGELVPGGENGDLIVRITVRPHAIFKRDGRDIFYDEEVTMVDAALGKKVTVPTLDDTREIKIDPGTQPNTIIKLRGRGVPHQGSGRGDQYVRIVVTIPKKLTKDQKKILGEFYKP; encoded by the coding sequence ATGTCTGCCAAGAGGGACTATTATGAAGTGCTAGGACTCGGGCGGGATGCCGAGCTAGCCGAGATAAAGTCACAGTACCGCAAGCTCGCGCTCAAGTTCCATCCCGACAGGAACAAGTCGGCCGATGCGCCAGAGCACTTTAAGGAGATCTCCGAGGCGTACGGGGTCCTCTCGGATCCCGAGAAGAGGGGCGTATACGACCAGCACGGCCACGGGGGCGTCGGGGAAAGGTACAGCACCGAGGACATATTCCGCGGCTCCGGGGGCTTTGAGGATGCATTTGGCGGGGGCGGCTTTGGGTCGATATTTGACACGATATTTGGCGGCGGGGGCCCCGGCCGGAGGAGGGGCTCGGACATACTGTACAAGACCGATGTCACATTGGAGGAGGTCCTCCGCGGGAAAAAAGCCGTGATTGATCTTGACACGAATGTCGCGTGCGACGTGTGCCGTGCGTCGGGCTGCCAGCCGGGCACATCAAAGGCCTCCTGCAAGGCGTGCGGGGGGCACGGCCAGATAAAGCAGGTGCGACAGACCGGCTTTGGCTCGTTTATGACCATGTCGGCCTGCCACCGCTGCCGCGGCCAGGGAACGGTGATAGAAAAGCCCTGCAGCACATGTTCCGGCCGCGGCACAAGAAGGGGCAGAAAGCACCTAGAATTTGAGATCCCCCCGGGGATAGACAACGGGGACTATACCGTAAGGGGGGAGGGCGAGCTTGTGCCCGGCGGGGAGAACGGGGATCTGATCGTGCGGATCACGGTAAGGCCCCACGCGATATTCAAGAGGGACGGCCGGGACATATTCTACGATGAAGAGGTTACAATGGTCGATGCCGCACTCGGCAAAAAGGTCACCGTGCCCACCCTCGATGACACCCGGGAGATCAAGATAGACCCGGGTACTCAGCCAAACACGATAATCAAGCTCAGGGGCAGGGGCGTGCCGCACCAGGGGTCGGGGCGCGGGGACCAGTATGTAAGGATCGTAGTCACCATTCCAAAAAAGCTCACCAAGGATCAAAAGAAGATCCTGGGCGAGTTCTACAAGCCCTGA
- a CDS encoding serine protease inhibitor (COG4826) — MRVIYAAPILLLLVPAAGALQCGEEHVLTERPNGKLACVTDQTADRLGWMRVQDPGDPADRVSPDGLSVMHERQPVEAPALLGIGADARGMTDADARGAAGNRSFAGDFYAQVSDIQGNIFFSPVSIHTAFSAVYEGAEGDTAAQLRDAFGLEPDDSARHASVKLLLESFGGTGPVLEMASALWLADWIEAKEEYVGAVRDVYRSDVERIDFVSEGEKRIDAWASDNTRGRITDVTEQDQFDDLTAAVITNVVYFNGSWAERFSVEDTRTSTFWRGASDGVDAEFMNLAANLDYSERRGAQVLRLPYEGGGISMVIILPGTRDGITELEQSVVHDGIPAWTSGMASKEVMVSLPKFEMGTRYDLVPLLSGLGVLDAFVPSDADFAGIADVAGELYIGGASHDAYVRVNEAGTEAAAATVVGMRATSEPPPPEVFTADHPFLFIIQDDGGAVLFMGRLSDPTA; from the coding sequence ATGAGGGTAATTTATGCCGCCCCCATCCTGCTCCTGCTTGTCCCTGCCGCCGGGGCACTGCAGTGCGGAGAAGAGCATGTCCTGACGGAGAGGCCCAACGGCAAGCTTGCCTGCGTGACTGATCAGACGGCAGACAGGCTGGGCTGGATGCGTGTACAGGATCCCGGGGACCCGGCAGACAGGGTGTCCCCCGACGGGTTATCCGTAATGCACGAGCGGCAGCCCGTAGAGGCCCCCGCGTTGCTAGGTATAGGCGCCGATGCACGCGGCATGACAGATGCAGATGCCCGCGGTGCAGCCGGGAACAGATCCTTTGCGGGCGACTTTTACGCGCAGGTATCTGATATACAGGGCAACATCTTCTTTTCGCCCGTATCCATCCATACGGCATTCTCTGCGGTATACGAGGGGGCAGAGGGCGATACGGCGGCGCAGCTCCGGGATGCCTTCGGGCTGGAACCAGACGATTCAGCCCGCCACGCATCTGTAAAACTGCTCCTTGAATCATTCGGGGGCACGGGGCCGGTGCTGGAGATGGCAAGCGCGCTCTGGCTTGCAGACTGGATTGAAGCCAAAGAGGAATATGTCGGCGCGGTGCGCGATGTGTACCGTTCCGACGTGGAGCGGATTGACTTTGTCTCCGAGGGCGAGAAAAGAATAGACGCGTGGGCCTCGGATAATACACGCGGCAGGATAACCGACGTGACAGAGCAGGACCAGTTTGACGACCTGACTGCCGCTGTAATCACCAACGTTGTATACTTTAACGGCTCCTGGGCGGAGCGCTTTTCCGTGGAAGATACCAGGACCTCCACGTTCTGGAGGGGCGCCTCCGACGGCGTGGATGCCGAGTTTATGAACCTGGCCGCCAACCTTGACTATTCCGAGCGGCGCGGCGCGCAGGTGCTGAGGCTGCCCTATGAAGGCGGCGGGATCTCCATGGTGATAATTCTTCCCGGAACAAGGGACGGCATAACAGAACTCGAACAGTCCGTTGTACACGACGGCATACCCGCCTGGACCTCCGGCATGGCCTCAAAGGAGGTCATGGTCTCGCTGCCAAAGTTCGAGATGGGCACAAGATACGACCTGGTCCCGCTGCTCTCGGGGCTCGGCGTTCTAGACGCCTTTGTCCCGTCAGATGCGGACTTTGCGGGAATAGCGGACGTTGCCGGCGAGCTGTACATAGGCGGCGCAAGCCACGACGCGTATGTCAGGGTCAATGAGGCAGGCACGGAGGCTGCAGCGGCTACCGTCGTGGGTATGAGGGCCACCAGCGAGCCGCCCCCGCCGGAGGTCTTTACCGCCGACCATCCATTTCTCTTCATCATACAGGATGACGGGGGCGCGGTCCTCTTCATGGGACGGCTGTCCGATCCGACAGCCTGA
- a CDS encoding archaeal Glu-tRNAGln amidotransferase subunit E (COG2511) produces the protein MDDTYYERIGLKVGLEVHQQLATGRKLFCGCGQEEAAKFPRRITRRLRAARSETGSYDPAAVFEGERAMTMVYHAGPGISCLVEEDEEPPHGVDPGAREAVLIVASALNSSIFREVFPMRKMVVDGSNTSGFQRTMLVSMGGVLHSGGEVGVQSICLEEDAARLIGESGGVREYGLDRLGIPLIEIALEPIEGGPRRARDAALALGRLLRSTGRAARGIGSIRQDVNVSVSGGAVVEVKGVQRLDQLEKVVDFEARRQEGLNMIAEKLRGIWVRGPTASDMVDVTAEMKGTESKAVVKEISGGGRMYAVLLPGLEGILGYSPHEGIRLGKELAELAKSYGMGGIFHSDELPAYGITSDDVEAVGSRLGAAGTDAFIMVMAQQEKAELVVGQLLDRLDRARSGVPSETRRATPDGGTVFLRPRPGPARMYPETDVPPIAISDKELEAAGALVPEPWDEMVAGLCKRHGLNTQLAEQLLDSGYLGIFEKVAGSVPANFAASALCSTITELQRRGLDAGRLEDEMIEEAFGMLAEEKIAKESLGIIFGAIMRGDAGSVAEAIKVSGIGALSDAETEEILDRLIGENLSMIKERGERAAGALMGMAMKELRGRAGGEKVRVLLGEKIRAAQG, from the coding sequence GTGGACGATACATACTATGAGAGGATAGGGCTCAAGGTGGGCCTCGAGGTGCACCAGCAGCTGGCCACCGGCAGGAAGCTCTTCTGCGGGTGCGGCCAGGAGGAGGCAGCCAAGTTTCCCCGCAGGATAACGCGCAGGCTGCGTGCGGCAAGAAGCGAGACCGGCAGTTATGACCCCGCGGCGGTATTCGAGGGGGAGAGGGCGATGACCATGGTGTATCACGCGGGCCCCGGCATCAGCTGTCTGGTCGAGGAGGACGAGGAGCCGCCCCACGGGGTCGACCCCGGTGCAAGGGAGGCCGTGCTGATAGTTGCATCGGCGCTGAACTCGAGCATATTCAGGGAGGTCTTTCCCATGAGAAAGATGGTAGTAGACGGCTCTAACACGTCGGGATTCCAGAGGACCATGCTCGTCTCCATGGGGGGCGTGCTGCACTCCGGGGGAGAAGTCGGGGTGCAGTCGATATGCCTAGAAGAGGATGCCGCAAGGCTGATCGGCGAATCCGGGGGCGTGCGCGAGTACGGCCTGGACCGTCTGGGAATCCCGCTAATAGAGATCGCCCTCGAGCCGATAGAGGGAGGTCCCAGGAGGGCGCGGGATGCTGCGCTGGCGCTCGGCAGGCTGCTCCGGTCGACTGGCAGGGCGGCAAGGGGCATAGGCTCGATAAGGCAGGACGTCAACGTTTCAGTCAGCGGGGGGGCCGTGGTCGAGGTCAAGGGCGTGCAGAGACTGGACCAGCTCGAAAAAGTAGTCGATTTTGAGGCGCGCAGACAAGAGGGGCTCAACATGATAGCGGAGAAGCTGCGCGGAATATGGGTGCGGGGCCCTACAGCCTCCGACATGGTGGATGTGACCGCCGAGATGAAGGGGACAGAGTCCAAGGCGGTAGTCAAGGAGATTTCAGGGGGCGGCCGCATGTACGCTGTTTTGCTGCCGGGCCTTGAGGGAATCCTGGGTTATTCGCCGCACGAGGGGATCAGGCTGGGCAAAGAGCTTGCCGAGCTTGCGAAATCGTACGGGATGGGCGGCATATTCCATTCAGATGAGCTGCCGGCATACGGTATTACTTCCGATGACGTGGAAGCAGTGGGCAGCAGGCTCGGCGCCGCGGGCACAGACGCATTCATCATGGTTATGGCGCAGCAGGAAAAAGCAGAATTGGTTGTGGGGCAGCTGCTCGATAGGCTGGACAGGGCGCGCTCGGGTGTGCCCTCCGAGACCAGGCGCGCCACGCCCGACGGCGGGACTGTATTTCTGCGGCCGCGGCCGGGGCCCGCCAGGATGTACCCGGAGACTGATGTCCCCCCGATTGCAATATCTGACAAGGAGTTAGAAGCCGCGGGTGCGCTCGTTCCCGAGCCGTGGGACGAGATGGTGGCCGGCCTGTGCAAAAGGCACGGGCTTAATACGCAGCTCGCCGAGCAGCTGCTCGATTCCGGATACCTTGGAATATTTGAAAAGGTGGCGGGCAGCGTGCCGGCAAACTTTGCAGCTTCCGCGCTCTGCTCGACGATAACCGAGCTGCAAAGGAGGGGGCTTGACGCCGGCAGGCTGGAGGATGAAATGATAGAAGAAGCATTCGGGATGCTCGCCGAAGAAAAGATTGCAAAGGAATCACTCGGGATAATATTCGGGGCGATAATGCGCGGCGATGCCGGCTCCGTCGCCGAGGCAATCAAGGTCTCCGGGATAGGCGCGCTCTCGGATGCAGAGACAGAAGAGATCCTGGACAGGCTGATAGGGGAGAATCTTTCGATGATAAAGGAGCGCGGCGAGCGCGCGGCCGGCGCCCTCATGGGGATGGCCATGAAGGAGCTGCGCGGCAGGGCCGGCGGGGAGAAGGTGCGCGTGCTGCTCGGCGAAAAGATACGCGCCGCACAGGGCTAG